The Hyphococcus flavus genome contains a region encoding:
- the phoU gene encoding phosphate signaling complex protein PhoU, whose translation MATAAPQSSYQARLALETALSRMAAQVESQLAKAVTAFERRDLPAAEAIIAADARIDALDDQIEFQVMELLKTGPLPEEALREVMTIGKLAGELERVGDLAKNVAKRTLVVSLEAPARPTSGVARMGRASLRQFSDILNAYAARNLDAARAVWGGDDELDELYNSIFEEILLAMMDDPARVNACTHLVFTAKNFERVGDHATNIAEALHFLVTGSRLMEQRPKGDKTSTTIVSPPKQSGTAGG comes from the coding sequence ATGGCTACCGCGGCCCCGCAATCTTCTTATCAGGCGCGTCTCGCCCTCGAAACGGCGCTTTCCCGTATGGCGGCGCAAGTGGAGAGCCAGCTTGCGAAAGCCGTCACCGCATTTGAACGCCGAGACTTGCCGGCTGCGGAAGCCATTATCGCCGCTGACGCGCGTATCGACGCCCTTGACGACCAAATCGAATTCCAGGTCATGGAACTGTTGAAAACAGGCCCTCTCCCTGAGGAGGCGCTGCGCGAAGTCATGACTATCGGCAAATTGGCTGGCGAACTGGAACGGGTTGGGGATCTCGCCAAGAACGTCGCTAAGAGAACGCTCGTGGTTAGCCTTGAGGCGCCGGCGCGTCCGACATCTGGCGTTGCCCGCATGGGGCGGGCAAGCCTTAGACAATTTTCCGACATTTTAAATGCCTATGCAGCCCGCAATCTCGATGCGGCACGGGCCGTATGGGGCGGTGACGACGAGCTTGATGAGCTCTACAACTCGATCTTCGAAGAAATTCTGCTCGCCATGATGGACGACCCGGCGCGCGTAAACGCCTGCACCCATCTCGTGTTTACAGCCAAGAATTTTGAACGAGTGGGCGATCACGCAACAAATATCGCCGAGGCGCTGCATTTTCTGGTGACCGGCTCGCGGCTGATGGAGCAGCGCCCTAAAGGCGATAAGACCTCGACAACGATTGTATCTCCGCCTAAGCAGTCCGGAACGGCTGGCGGGTAA
- a CDS encoding DUF885 domain-containing protein: MKVNRLNRTLAVALGLFSAITSVAAQPASDTLQSIIDDHWAYRLEQNPVFATTLGVRDFDDQLGSPSIETSEKQFAKAQEFLERLEALDTTTLTEDEKINYKLLLLDVQNDVESAKYGGKYLLINHRWGPHRTIVSMANRLPFFTQTDYESYLARLEDSPRYLSEAAETLRAGVAAGWTQPCAPMEGAEKTILYHIVDDVEDSVLMKPFETQPSTISNSDWRRIRNRAENIVESVVIPAFATFAEFYQDEYAPACRESVGASSFPNGEAYYEHRARVYTTTDQAPEDIHQIGLREVARIRSEMDKVIEQSGFDGDFTEFQEFLRTDPQFYAKTADELVAVTSTIAKKADGALPSLFTKFPRMPYTVKPVPEDIAEGTTTAYYERPSGDGSRAGVYRINTSLLEQRPLFELEALSLHEAVPGHHFQVALAQELTVPNFRRYGGFTAFTEGWGLYAESLGLDAGFYQDPYSNFGRLSYEMWRASRLVVDTGLHMKGWTKQQAIDFMASNTALSLHNIEAEVNRYIVNPGQALAYKMGELKMQELRKRATTALGRDFDLRRFNDALLENGAVPLSVLEDNIDTWIADELGR, translated from the coding sequence ATGAAAGTCAACAGACTGAACAGAACTCTAGCTGTCGCTCTCGGCTTGTTCTCGGCGATAACTTCGGTTGCCGCGCAGCCAGCCTCAGACACTCTTCAGTCCATCATCGATGACCATTGGGCTTACAGGTTAGAGCAAAACCCTGTTTTCGCGACAACGCTTGGCGTTCGCGATTTTGATGATCAATTGGGATCGCCTTCTATTGAAACTTCGGAAAAACAATTCGCCAAAGCGCAAGAGTTTTTAGAACGGCTGGAAGCGCTCGATACTACGACGCTGACGGAAGACGAAAAAATAAACTACAAGCTCCTACTGCTCGACGTTCAAAATGATGTTGAAAGCGCTAAGTATGGCGGCAAATACCTACTCATCAACCATCGATGGGGGCCTCATCGAACCATTGTAAGCATGGCGAACCGCCTGCCTTTTTTCACCCAAACGGATTATGAAAGCTATCTGGCGCGGCTTGAAGACAGCCCGCGTTATTTAAGCGAAGCCGCAGAAACATTACGCGCGGGTGTTGCAGCAGGGTGGACGCAACCATGCGCCCCAATGGAAGGCGCTGAAAAAACTATCCTCTATCACATTGTCGATGATGTAGAAGACAGCGTTTTGATGAAACCATTCGAAACGCAACCATCGACTATCTCGAACAGCGACTGGAGGCGTATACGTAATCGCGCCGAAAACATTGTCGAAAGCGTTGTTATTCCTGCCTTCGCAACCTTCGCAGAATTTTATCAGGACGAGTACGCACCCGCCTGCAGAGAAAGCGTTGGCGCATCTTCATTTCCTAATGGCGAAGCGTACTACGAACATCGCGCCCGAGTGTACACAACAACCGATCAGGCCCCTGAGGATATTCACCAAATCGGGTTGCGAGAAGTAGCGCGCATCCGCTCCGAGATGGATAAAGTAATTGAACAATCCGGCTTTGATGGCGACTTTACGGAATTCCAGGAGTTCCTGCGTACTGATCCGCAATTTTACGCAAAGACAGCCGATGAACTGGTTGCTGTTACTTCAACTATTGCAAAAAAAGCAGACGGCGCATTGCCGTCTCTCTTCACGAAGTTTCCTCGCATGCCGTATACTGTCAAACCAGTCCCGGAAGACATCGCTGAGGGAACGACAACTGCGTACTATGAACGCCCGTCGGGAGATGGCAGCCGCGCTGGCGTTTACCGCATCAATACATCGCTGCTTGAACAACGCCCGCTTTTTGAACTGGAAGCTCTTTCACTGCACGAGGCTGTGCCTGGGCATCATTTCCAGGTTGCCCTTGCACAAGAATTGACGGTCCCAAATTTCCGTAGATATGGCGGTTTTACGGCATTTACCGAAGGATGGGGCCTTTACGCTGAAAGCTTAGGCCTTGATGCCGGGTTTTATCAGGACCCTTACTCGAATTTTGGCCGCCTCTCTTATGAGATGTGGCGGGCCAGCCGCCTCGTTGTGGATACAGGTCTGCACATGAAGGGCTGGACGAAACAACAGGCAATCGACTTTATGGCGTCTAATACCGCCCTGTCGCTCCACAACATTGAAGCTGAAGTAAACAGATACATTGTGAACCCGGGGCAAGCTTTGGCCTACAAGATGGGCGAATTGAAAATGCAGGAACTGCGAAAACGCGCGACGACAGCACTAGGACGAGATTTCGATTTGCGCCGATTCAACGACGCCCTCCTTGAAAACGGCGCCGTTCCCCTGTCTGTGCTTGAGGACAACATTGATACCTGGATCGCAGATGAACTGGGAAGGTAG
- a CDS encoding ATP-binding protein produces MQDDLATLIRNTAAQVRARDFIWAIGISAGVCAALIASGLADWRLALVTWLAFMAALAVRYRFSSGRVWAAPVQRIVETELNAQEAELARLRMVHGVARVLPEPLFILDADGMVEHANPAALDLVGLTEVTGRHFASVLRAPNVFEASEAVLSSHEPATVEFTTIGGVERTCRAYIAPIETGAQQDGKNRTRVLIFVRDLTTERRLEQMRADFIASASHELRTPLASVIGFIETLRGHAKDDPEAREKFLSVMQSQAERMQRLVADLMSLSRIELNEHVPPRDRVDLAELSRDVIESLAPLFEAAGAIVDFAQEDGVNTEIRADRDEVFQAIQNLIDNAVKYGGDPAMVKISVGRGAAPTPFADGPPAHRAGDSAEQVAARLGVGIDNLIYVQVRDFGPGIERADLPRLTERFYRVNVERSRKSGGTGLGLAIVKHIMNRHKGGFQIESRLAGGTVFACHFQQAP; encoded by the coding sequence ATGCAGGACGATCTCGCAACGCTCATACGCAATACTGCCGCGCAAGTGCGCGCGCGCGATTTTATATGGGCAATCGGCATCAGCGCAGGCGTGTGCGCGGCCTTGATCGCCTCAGGCCTTGCTGATTGGCGCCTGGCATTGGTGACATGGCTGGCGTTCATGGCCGCCCTGGCTGTTCGATACCGTTTTTCGTCCGGCCGCGTTTGGGCGGCGCCTGTTCAACGTATTGTCGAAACCGAGCTCAACGCACAGGAAGCGGAACTGGCGCGCCTCCGAATGGTGCATGGCGTTGCCCGAGTATTGCCGGAACCGTTATTTATTCTTGATGCAGACGGTATGGTCGAGCACGCCAACCCTGCGGCCCTCGACCTTGTTGGACTGACAGAAGTTACCGGACGTCATTTCGCCTCGGTGTTACGGGCGCCAAACGTCTTTGAAGCATCTGAAGCTGTCCTTTCAAGCCATGAGCCAGCAACAGTCGAATTTACGACCATTGGCGGCGTTGAACGCACCTGCCGTGCTTATATCGCACCGATCGAAACTGGCGCTCAACAAGATGGGAAAAACCGCACGCGCGTTCTTATATTCGTCAGGGATTTGACGACAGAACGCCGACTTGAGCAAATGCGCGCAGACTTTATCGCCAGCGCCAGCCATGAACTTAGAACGCCTTTGGCTTCAGTTATCGGTTTCATCGAAACACTGCGCGGCCATGCAAAAGACGATCCGGAGGCCCGGGAAAAGTTTTTGTCCGTGATGCAGTCGCAAGCGGAACGCATGCAACGCCTTGTGGCCGACCTGATGTCGCTGTCGCGGATTGAGTTGAATGAACATGTTCCGCCACGAGATCGCGTTGACCTTGCTGAGCTTTCACGTGACGTAATCGAAAGCTTAGCGCCGCTCTTTGAAGCCGCCGGCGCCATTGTTGATTTCGCGCAGGAAGACGGCGTAAATACTGAAATTCGCGCTGATCGCGATGAAGTTTTCCAAGCCATTCAAAACCTGATCGACAACGCGGTTAAATATGGCGGTGATCCCGCCATGGTTAAGATCAGTGTTGGACGAGGCGCTGCGCCGACGCCGTTTGCAGACGGTCCGCCGGCGCATCGTGCTGGTGATAGCGCAGAACAGGTAGCCGCGAGATTGGGTGTTGGCATCGACAATCTCATTTACGTGCAGGTACGTGATTTTGGGCCCGGCATAGAACGCGCTGACCTGCCGCGGCTGACAGAACGGTTTTATCGGGTCAATGTGGAACGCAGCCGCAAAAGCGGCGGCACAGGACTTGGGCTTGCCATCGTCAAGCACATCATGAACCGGCATAAAGGCGGTTTTCAGATCGAAAGCCGGCTTGCGGGCGGTACTGTCTTCGCATGTCATTTTCAGCAAGCGCCATAG